A region of the Halalkalicoccus subterraneus genome:
CGCGCTGCCAACTGCGGAAGCGGCGATCATCGCGCCCGCCGAGCCGAGCAGCGTCATGTGGTGGGTGACGGGGATCTTCTCGACGCCGAGGTTGAGAAAGAGCAGGCTCGCCGCAGAGATCCCGTACGCCATGAACATGCTCCCGGTCTCCAGCCAGGTCCACCCGCCAAGCACGCCGCCAACGAGGCCGATCGTCACGACGCCGCTCCACGTGTACTGGTGGGGGAGCCAAGGCTCGGTCGACGGTCGATCGCTGCCCGTGCGTGTCTCGCCGCGCTCGAACGGTGACATGTCCAGATACCCGTCCCCGGCCGGCGTCCCGATCAGCGGGTAGCCGAACGCGACGCGCGCGATGACCGCCGTGAGGAAGACCGACAGCGCGATCGTATCGAGCGGCAGGCCGATCCCCGCGCCGATCTGGTTGAGCACCATCCCGAGGACGCCGAACAGCGCTCCAACGAGGAGGATGTCGGGTTTGGTGCCGAAGGCGTAGGTGATCTCCTTTCCGAAGTGAAACCCGCCTGTCGACCCCATCTCGGGGTAGCGTTTGCCGGCGTAGGCGGTCGCGGCGACCCCACCCGCGAAGACGATGTGGGGGCCGACGACCGGCCCGAAACCGATCGCCCCCGTCACGTCGAGCGCGATGGAATCGACGCCGGCCTCCCCGAGATCGGCCTGGAGCGCGCCGAGCCCCTCGCCCAGCAGGACGACGAACCCCGTAAAGACGAACGAGGGCAACGCGCCCAGCGCCGCGCCGAACGCGCCGCCGGCGAGCGCGGCGATGAGCAACGTGGCGAACGCCTCATACCCGATCCCGAGAACCGGAACCTGAAGAACGGTCGTCTCGATCATCTCACTCGTCCCTCGCCCAGCCCCGCGAGCGCTCGACGGCCTCCGCCCAGCGCTCGTAGGTTCGGTCGGCGTCCTCGGGATCCATCTCGGGGGTGAACTCCCGGTCGACCTGCCAGTTGTCCCGGAGTTCGTCCGCGGTCTCCCAGTACCCCACCGCCAGCCCGGCGGCGTAGGCCGACCCGAGCGCGGTGGTCTCGTCGACCTCGGGGCGGACGATCTCCGAGCCGATGATGTCGGCCTGGAGCTGACAGAGGAAGTCGTTTTTCACCGCGCCGCCGTCGACGCGAAGCGAGCCCATCTCGATGCCCGAGTCGGCCTCCATCGCCTCGGCGACGTCTCTGGTCTGGTACGCGATCGCTTCGAGGGTCGCCCGGACGATGTGTTCCCGCTTGGTGCCCCGCGTCATCCCGACGATCGTTCCCCTCGCCCTGCCGTCCCAGTGGGGCGCGCCCAGCCCGGTGAGTGCGGGAACGAAGTAGACCCCATCGGTCGAGTCGACCCGGCTTGCGAGTTCGGCGGTCTGGGCCGCGCTCTTGATCAGCCCGATGTCCTCGAGGAACTCGACGGCCGCGCCGGTGATGAAGATCGAGCCCTCGAGCGCGTAGTTGATCGGCTCGCCCGAACGCTGGAAGGCGACGGTCGTGAGCAGGCCGTGTTCGCTTTCGACCGCCTCCTCGCCGGTGTTCATCAGGAAGAAACTGCCCGTGCCGTAGGTGTTCTTCGCGTCACCCTCGTCGAAGCAGGTCTGGCCGAACAGCGCGGCCTGCTGGTCGCCCAGCGCGCCCGCGACGGGCACCTCCGAACCCAGAAATCCGTCGGGGTCGGTGTGGCCGTAGTACTCCTCGTCCGAGGAGGGGCGTACCTCGGGGAGACACGCCTTCGGAACGCCGAACTCCTCCAGAAGCTCGTCGTCCCAGTCGGCGTCGTGGATGTTGTACAGCATCGTCCGCGAGGCGTTCGTGACGTCGGTGATGTGGTTGCCCGTAAGCTTCTGGATCAACCAGGTGTCGATCGTCCCGAAGAGGACCTCGCCCTCCTCGGCGCGGTCGCGGACGCTCTGTTGTTGGGCCTTCTCGAGTTTCATCGGGTCGGCGTTCTCGAGGACCCACTCGGCCTTCGTCGCCGAGAAGTAGGCGTCGACCTCCAGTCCTGTCTTTTCTCGAATAGTTTCGGCCATTCCCGCCTCCTGGAGCTCCTCGACCCGATCGGTCGTCCGGCGGTCCTGCCAGACGAGCGCCTCGTGGACGGGCGTGCCCGAGTCACGGTCCCACAGCACCGTCGTCTCGCGCTGGTTGGTCACCCCGATGGCCGCCAGCTGGTCGGCGTCGATGCCCGCCTCCGAGAGCGCGCCCGTCATCACCGACTTGGTGTTCTCCCAGATCTCGACGGGGTCGTGTTCGACCCAGCCGGGCTGGGGGTAGATCTGTTCGTGTTTCTCGTACGCGTTGGCGACGACCTGGCCCGCGTGGTCGAACACCATAAACCGCGTACCGGTCGTCCCCTGGTCGATCGCACCGACAAATTGATCGCTTGTCATGGGTAATGTCGTTCCCGGAGCGCCCCGGTCCGACGGCAGTATTCTTTATCGAACAGTGCCGTACTACCGATAACCAATACAGACGTTCATGATAAACCTTTCCTACGGCTCGTCAGGGGACCCGTTGGTGGCGTCGAACACCTGCCGGAAGACGAGAGTCGGAAATTGCGGTTCGACGCGGCTCGGCGGGCGCCCCAGTCCGTCGGTTCGTTCCGCGCGGGTTCGACGGAGGATGCCCGACTCGGCCAGTTCGTAGAGGAAGCGCTTGACGGTCGCCGCCGAGAGATCGAGCGACTCCGGGTGCGCGATCACCGCAGCGGTCGCCTCGATCGATCGATCCGTCGTTTCGAGGTCGAGCAACCGTCGGAGGACTCGCTGTCTGTTCTCGGGAAGCGCGAGCACGCGCCCGATCGCCGCGCCGGGTCTGGGAACCGCGTCGATTCCGCCGTCGACGGCCGCCGTATCGATCGTTCGCTCGCCCGCCTCGTCCGAACGTACCGCTGCACCGAACAGCGCCGCGAGCGCGTCGTGTGCGTCGCCGCCCGCCCACGTCGCGATCCGACGGAGCTCCTCGTGGGAGATCGCCTGATGGGCGAGCCCCCGGGATGCCCGGCTCGTCAGGACGTCGACGAGGGCGTAGCGCTGATACGCCGACAGATGGACGGTCGCGCCGAACCCGGTTCCGTACTCCTCGGGGGGCCGCCGACCGATGGCGAGCCACGCGATCGAGTCGGGAACGCGACCGAGAAACGCCTCGATGGCGTCGACCGAAACCGGCGTCGATTCCCCCAGATGGTCGACCGCCACGACCGTCGTCCGGCCCGTTCCGGCGAACGACGCCTCCAGTCGATCGACGAGGTGATCGTCGCCGATCCCCTGTTTCGGAATCCGATCGTCGAGCAGGGCATCGAGGATCGCGTGTCGGAGGCCGAACTCGCTTCGCGTTCGGCGACCGTCGACGTAGGCGAACGCCGCCATGTCGCCGGCGTCGACACGTGTGCTCGTGTGGATGCTCGTCCGACTCTCGGCGCTCACGCGGTCGAGTTCGGTAAACAGCGCCGTGACGAGCGCGGATTTGCCCGCCCCTTTCGGTCCCCAGACGTAGGCGTTCGCCGGCAGCGCGCCGTCGAGAGCCGGTTCGAGGTGATCGAGCAGCTGTTCGAGTGCGGACCCGCGTCCGTCGGGGTCCCGGACGTGGGCGGCCGGGCTGAGCGCGTCGTAGCTCCTGACAAGCTGCGGGCCGTCGTCTCCTCGTCGCCGCCGCGCGACGCGTTCTTCGATGTTCATCGTCTCAGGGGGTGCGGTCGGGATCGCCGCTCGCGGGGTTCGAGCGCGGGCGAAAACGCCCGTGGACTCGATCCGCGACCGCGATCCCCGTCGGGAAATCGGTTCGAAGCGCTCACTGCTTCCATCACAAACAGTAATGTGAGAAATAGTTTACTCTCGAATTCGACTGAGGGGTAAAGTAAAGTATACGCCCACGAAGGATGGAATACGATGACAGATAGGGTCGACGCCCTCGTCGTCGGCGGCGGCTCGACGGGCTGTGGCATCGCCAGGGATCTGGCGATGCGTGGCCTCTCGGTGGCGCTCGTCGAACAGGGCAACCTCACTCACGGCACGACGGGGCGGATGCACGGCCTGCTTCACAGCGGCGGGCGCTATGCCGTCTCCGACCAGGCCAGCGCACGCGAATGTATCGAGGAAAACCGGGTATTGCGGGAGATCGCGGGCCACTGCGTCGAGATGACCGGCGGGATGTTCGTCCAGTTGGAGGACGACCCCGACGAGTACTTCGAGGAGAAACTGGCGGGCTGTCGGGAGTGTGACATCCCGGCGGAGGTCCTTTCGGGAGCCGAGGCCCGCGATCGCGAACCGTACCTCACCCGCGAGGTCAAGCGCGCGATCGCGGTGCCCGACGGCGCGGTCGATCCCTTCAGACTCTGTGTCGCGAACGCCGCCGACGCCGAGCGCCACGGCGCGCGGATCGAGACCCATGCGCCGGTGACGGACGTTCTCGTGGAGGCCGGCGAGGTCGTCGGCGTGGAGGTCGAACACGAGTCGGGGCCCGGGAAGCGAAACCACCGGGAGCCGGGCACCGTCGAGGAGATCCGCGCCGAGCACGTGATCAACGCGACGGGCGCGTGGGCCGGACGAGTGGGAGAGATGGCCGGCGTCGACGTCGAGGTCCGCCCATCGAAGGGCGTGATGGTGATCATGAACGTCCGGCAGGTCGATACCGTGATCAACCGCTGTCGGAAGAAGGGCGACGCTGACATCGTCGTCCCCCACGAGACGACGGCGATCCTGGGCACCACGGACGTCGAGGTCGACCACCCCGAAGGCTATCCCGAGGAGCGCTGGGAGGTCGACATGATGATCGACGAGCTCTCGGGGCTGGTGCCGATCCTCGCCGAGGCCCGGACTATCCGCTCCTTCTGGGGCGTCCGGCCGCTGTACGAGCCGCCCGGAACGGGAACGACTGACCCCACCGACATCACGCGCGATTTCTTCCTGCTGGACCACGAGGACCGCGATTCGCTCCCCGGAATGACCAGCATCGTCGGCGGGAAGTTCACCACCTACCGGCTGATGGCCGAGAAGATCTCGAATCACGTCTGCGAGAAACTCGGCGTCACCGCGGAGTGTCGAACCGCCGAGGTACCGCTGCCGGGCAGCGAGGACTTCTCGGTCCTTCGGGACTACATGGACGAGTTCGGGCTCCGATCCCCGATCGGGCGCCGGAGCGTCCAGCGTCTCGGCTCGCGGGCCGACGACGTGTTGAAGACCGACGAACCGAACCCGACGGTCTGTGACTGCGAGGCGGTCACGCGCGCCGAAATTCGGGACGCCATCGAGGGCGCGGGAAGCGATCTCAATGCCGTTCGCATCCGGACGCGTGCCTCGATGGGCAACTGCCAGGGCGGCTTTTGCTGTCACCGGATGGCGAGCGAGCTACACCCGAACTACGACGAGGAGACCGTCAGCGCGGCGTGGGACGAGTTGGTAGAGGAACGCTGGAAGGGCGAACGGCACGCGCTGTGGGGTGAGGGGCTCTCGCAGGCCGCGCTGAACTACCAACTGCACGCCACGACGATGAGTCTGGATCGCGAGCCCGCGGTGGCGGACTTCGGAGCGTTCGATTCGGGTGTTGAGACCGCGACCGACGGCGGTGAGCGAACCACCGGTTCACGACCCTCGCCGGATCCTCGATCCGACGGCAGCCGGTCGGAGGAGGGACGGAATGGCGATTGAATCGGACGTGTTGGTGATCGGCGGCGGGCTCGCGGGCGCGAGCGCGGCACTCTCGGCGGCCCGCGGCGGGGCGAGCGTTCGGCTCGTCACGCACAAGGAGAACACGCTGAGGAACGCCAGCGGGTTGATCGACGTGCTCGGCTATCACGGGAGCGACGAGCCGATCGCCGAGCCCTTCGAGGCGATTTCAGGACTTTCCGACGAGCATCCCTACCGGAAAGTCGGCGTCGAGGCGGTGCGGGAGGCGCTGGCGCTGTTCGACGAGATCGCTGGGGACCTTTACGAGGGCGGACATACGAGCACAAACACCCTCTCGCCGACGTACGGCGGGCGGGTCAAGCCCACCAGCCGGTATCCGGAGAGTGCGGCGGCTGGACTGGCGAGCAAGTCAGAGAACACCCTATTAGTGGGCTTCGAGACGGTCACGACCTTCGACGCGCCCCTCGCGGCCGAACGCCTCGATGCCTCAGTCCCCTTCGAGGTTCGAGGGGTCACGATCCGGTTTCCCGGCGAGTTTCGCGCGGACGCCCGGATCACCCGGCTGGCCCGCGCGCTCGATGCGGACGAACTCCTCGACCGCGAGAACCGTGTGGGAACTCGTGAAGAACTCGCCACGCGGGTCGCCGAGCACCTCGGCGATGCTGAGCGTGTCGGGTTCCCCGCGTTACTAGGAGACGACGAGCACCGCGACGTACGGGCGGATCTCGAAGCCGAACTCGGCGTCCCGGTCTTCGAGGTACCGATGGGGCCGCCGAGCCTGCCGGGGATGCGCCTCGAGGACCGGTTGTACGAGGCGCTCGACGCCGAGGGCGTCCACGTCGAAGCGGGCAACCCCGTCGTCGGCTACAGCGAGGAGGAGAGGCAGATCACGGCGGTCTCGGTCGACCGCGGGCGCCGGGAGATCCCCTATCACGCCGAGCAGTTCGTGCTCGCGACCGGCGGGCTCGTCGGGAAGGGGATCGACTCGGATCGCGAGGGCGTGTACGAGCCCGTGTTCGACTGTCACGTCCCCCAGCCCGAGGAGCGTTACGAGTGGTTTCACGACCGGGTCTTCGACGACCAGCCCTACGCCCGGTTCGGAGTCGAGGTCGACGACGACCTCCGGCCGCTCGGATCGAACGGAGAGCCGGAGTTTTCGAACCTCCGGGCAGTGGGCGCGGTACTGGGCGGTTACGACCTAGCCCGAGAGAAATGCGGCAGCGGCGTCTCGCTTTCGACCGGGTTCACGGCGGGCAGCAACGCGAGCGAGGATCTACAATGAGTGACGCAGAGACATCCGACGAGTTCGAACCGGTAGACGTGTTCCCCGAGGCCGAATCCGGAGGGATGGACCTCCGCAGTGGGGCCGACGACTGTTACAAATGTTCGACCTGCGACAGCGAGTGTCCGGTCGCAGCGGTCGACGACGACTTTCCCGGCCCGAAGTTCCAGGGACCCGAACAGTGGCGTCTGAAACGGAAGGACGACACCGAGATCGACGACTCGGTGATGAACTGTTCGAACTGCATGCGCTGTGACTCGGCCTGTCCCTCGGAGGTCCCCCTGAGCCAGATGCACAACACCGCCCGGGGCAGTTTCGTCGAGAATCAGATGGCAAAACTCTCCCGGGAATACGTTCGAAACCGAATCCTCTCGAACTACGGCACGCTCGCATGGTTCGCCAGCAAGGTCCCCCGGCTGGCCAACGCCGTGATGAGTAATTCAGTAGTTCAGACGGTCAACGAGACGGTCATGGGGATCACTACCGAGCGGGAGTTCCCCGAGTTCGCAGAGCAGACGTTCCGGGAGTGGTGGGAGGAGCGAGGTGGCAA
Encoded here:
- the glpK gene encoding glycerol kinase GlpK, with protein sequence MTSDQFVGAIDQGTTGTRFMVFDHAGQVVANAYEKHEQIYPQPGWVEHDPVEIWENTKSVMTGALSEAGIDADQLAAIGVTNQRETTVLWDRDSGTPVHEALVWQDRRTTDRVEELQEAGMAETIREKTGLEVDAYFSATKAEWVLENADPMKLEKAQQQSVRDRAEEGEVLFGTIDTWLIQKLTGNHITDVTNASRTMLYNIHDADWDDELLEEFGVPKACLPEVRPSSDEEYYGHTDPDGFLGSEVPVAGALGDQQAALFGQTCFDEGDAKNTYGTGSFFLMNTGEEAVESEHGLLTTVAFQRSGEPINYALEGSIFITGAAVEFLEDIGLIKSAAQTAELASRVDSTDGVYFVPALTGLGAPHWDGRARGTIVGMTRGTKREHIVRATLEAIAYQTRDVAEAMEADSGIEMGSLRVDGGAVKNDFLCQLQADIIGSEIVRPEVDETTALGSAYAAGLAVGYWETADELRDNWQVDREFTPEMDPEDADRTYERWAEAVERSRGWARDE
- a CDS encoding Cdc6/Cdc18 family protein; protein product: MNIEERVARRRRGDDGPQLVRSYDALSPAAHVRDPDGRGSALEQLLDHLEPALDGALPANAYVWGPKGAGKSALVTALFTELDRVSAESRTSIHTSTRVDAGDMAAFAYVDGRRTRSEFGLRHAILDALLDDRIPKQGIGDDHLVDRLEASFAGTGRTTVVAVDHLGESTPVSVDAIEAFLGRVPDSIAWLAIGRRPPEEYGTGFGATVHLSAYQRYALVDVLTSRASRGLAHQAISHEELRRIATWAGGDAHDALAALFGAAVRSDEAGERTIDTAAVDGGIDAVPRPGAAIGRVLALPENRQRVLRRLLDLETTDRSIEATAAVIAHPESLDLSAATVKRFLYELAESGILRRTRAERTDGLGRPPSRVEPQFPTLVFRQVFDATNGSPDEP
- the glpA gene encoding anaerobic glycerol-3-phosphate dehydrogenase subunit GlpA gives rise to the protein MTDRVDALVVGGGSTGCGIARDLAMRGLSVALVEQGNLTHGTTGRMHGLLHSGGRYAVSDQASARECIEENRVLREIAGHCVEMTGGMFVQLEDDPDEYFEEKLAGCRECDIPAEVLSGAEARDREPYLTREVKRAIAVPDGAVDPFRLCVANAADAERHGARIETHAPVTDVLVEAGEVVGVEVEHESGPGKRNHREPGTVEEIRAEHVINATGAWAGRVGEMAGVDVEVRPSKGVMVIMNVRQVDTVINRCRKKGDADIVVPHETTAILGTTDVEVDHPEGYPEERWEVDMMIDELSGLVPILAEARTIRSFWGVRPLYEPPGTGTTDPTDITRDFFLLDHEDRDSLPGMTSIVGGKFTTYRLMAEKISNHVCEKLGVTAECRTAEVPLPGSEDFSVLRDYMDEFGLRSPIGRRSVQRLGSRADDVLKTDEPNPTVCDCEAVTRAEIRDAIEGAGSDLNAVRIRTRASMGNCQGGFCCHRMASELHPNYDEETVSAAWDELVEERWKGERHALWGEGLSQAALNYQLHATTMSLDREPAVADFGAFDSGVETATDGGERTTGSRPSPDPRSDGSRSEEGRNGD
- the glpB gene encoding glycerol-3-phosphate dehydrogenase subunit GlpB, coding for MAIESDVLVIGGGLAGASAALSAARGGASVRLVTHKENTLRNASGLIDVLGYHGSDEPIAEPFEAISGLSDEHPYRKVGVEAVREALALFDEIAGDLYEGGHTSTNTLSPTYGGRVKPTSRYPESAAAGLASKSENTLLVGFETVTTFDAPLAAERLDASVPFEVRGVTIRFPGEFRADARITRLARALDADELLDRENRVGTREELATRVAEHLGDAERVGFPALLGDDEHRDVRADLEAELGVPVFEVPMGPPSLPGMRLEDRLYEALDAEGVHVEAGNPVVGYSEEERQITAVSVDRGRREIPYHAEQFVLATGGLVGKGIDSDREGVYEPVFDCHVPQPEERYEWFHDRVFDDQPYARFGVEVDDDLRPLGSNGEPEFSNLRAVGAVLGGYDLAREKCGSGVSLSTGFTAGSNASEDLQ
- a CDS encoding 4Fe-4S dicluster domain-containing protein; its protein translation is MSDAETSDEFEPVDVFPEAESGGMDLRSGADDCYKCSTCDSECPVAAVDDDFPGPKFQGPEQWRLKRKDDTEIDDSVMNCSNCMRCDSACPSEVPLSQMHNTARGSFVENQMAKLSREYVRNRILSNYGTLAWFASKVPRLANAVMSNSVVQTVNETVMGITTEREFPEFAEQTFREWWEERGGNATSKKRASEAREQAERGGAEVESDEKRVAYFHGCYSNYNTPEVGKAMVRVFESFGY